A genomic stretch from Sulfurimonas sediminis includes:
- a CDS encoding TonB-dependent receptor, with protein sequence MGDDLSILGGVSIAHGKNTTANATDVYGVDLTLREQLGSYSAVVWQSEYLYRNKDVGTGTDKQAGLYSELIYQYNNNYSAGLRYDAITKNETDLSSYAGIDTDNLDRYTAELEYKPFPMSRLRLSYTYDRTKIIAGERKNISEVMLSLNLAAGAHGAHSY encoded by the coding sequence GTGGGCGATGATTTGTCAATTCTTGGCGGTGTGAGTATTGCCCACGGGAAAAATACAACAGCAAATGCCACCGATGTTTATGGGGTTGATTTGACACTACGTGAGCAGTTGGGAAGCTACAGCGCAGTTGTCTGGCAAAGCGAATATCTTTACAGAAACAAAGATGTCGGCACAGGAACAGACAAACAGGCAGGGCTTTACAGTGAGCTGATTTATCAGTATAACAACAACTATTCAGCAGGTTTGCGTTATGACGCGATTACAAAAAATGAGACAGACCTCTCTTCTTATGCGGGTATTGACACGGATAATTTGGACAGGTATACAGCCGAACTTGAGTATAAACCATTCCCGATGTCACGCCTACGTCTCTCTTACACTTACGACAGAACAAAAATCATAGCCGGTGAGAGAAAAAACATCAGTGAAGTAATGCTTTCACTCAATCTTGCAGCAGGTGCGCATGGTGCGCACTCGTATTAG
- a CDS encoding replication protein, translating to MELIENFTKVPNECFYVMRFVNGSTYKIYFLIVRKTFGYNKKSDGISISQFVKETGVSQTQVKKSINELKELKLIRVLGQTKKDGGKSYNRYSINLKAIDTLGQKVSKGRAESDQGVGQKVSIQNTIKQKKREIKAKKTNFSKTALTLADIFRDEDENQINKHIENYLDYLVSVQEYVKNKNAFKIAVKRKINKGVNEQLEDLEEWYLSMMCKKFEERYKGETIIYNSEFLEVLMVYPYFRTEGFNRDDYIFIGIGTKEQIETDEYATLKMSNFKELEIFLKKSNL from the coding sequence ATGGAACTGATAGAAAACTTTACAAAAGTGCCTAATGAATGCTTTTATGTAATGAGGTTTGTTAATGGCAGCACATATAAAATCTATTTTCTTATCGTAAGAAAAACATTTGGATATAACAAAAAGAGTGACGGCATTAGCATTTCTCAATTTGTAAAAGAAACCGGTGTAAGTCAAACGCAGGTTAAAAAGTCTATAAATGAGCTAAAAGAACTTAAACTTATCAGAGTATTAGGACAAACAAAAAAGGACGGCGGGAAGTCTTACAATAGATATTCTATCAACTTAAAAGCCATTGATACCCTAGGTCAGAAAGTGTCTAAGGGTAGGGCAGAAAGTGACCAAGGGGTAGGTCAGAAAGTGTCTATACAAAATACAATCAAACAAAAGAAGAGAGAGATAAAGGCGAAAAAAACTAATTTTTCCAAAACAGCTTTAACCCTTGCTGATATTTTTAGAGATGAAGACGAAAATCAAATCAATAAACATATAGAAAATTATTTAGATTATTTAGTGAGTGTTCAAGAGTATGTTAAAAATAAAAACGCTTTTAAAATAGCAGTGAAAAGAAAAATCAACAAAGGTGTAAATGAACAGTTAGAAGATTTAGAAGAGTGGTATTTGTCTATGATGTGTAAAAAGTTTGAGGAGCGTTACAAAGGTGAAACGATTATTTATAATTCGGAATTTTTAGAAGTACTTATGGTTTACCCGTACTTTAGAACGGAAGGCTTTAATAGAGATGATTATATTTTTATCGGCATTGGCACAAAAGAGCAGATAGAAACAGATGAGTACGCAACACTAAAAATGAGCAATTTCAAAGAACTTGAAATATTTTTAAAAAAAAGTAATTTATGA
- a CDS encoding transposase yields the protein MPKKTLDAIENSGSKYIAKVKDNQKTLLDKIDEISRDIKPTNIYKAKPVQQSNEWINRKVFVYQPTTFYHNGITHIRSIIKVIKKVESTNHKTGEITNSTRIQFCIANFHESAEFFHNKILHHWKVETMHQYKDNSLLEDAHNCHLNPFLMTILRSMILNILHLNGAKSIQEQLLFSTICHPLLSNLKIF from the coding sequence ATACCCAAAAAAACTCTTGATGCTATCGAAAATAGTGGTTCAAAATATATTGCCAAGGTAAAAGATAATCAAAAAACCTTACTTGATAAAATAGATGAAATTTCAAGAGATATAAAACCGACAAATATTTACAAGGCTAAACCTGTCCAACAATCTAATGAATGGATTAATAGGAAGGTGTTTGTATATCAACCAACTACTTTTTATCATAATGGCATAACTCATATTCGCTCAATAATAAAAGTTATAAAAAAAGTAGAGTCAACAAATCATAAAACTGGCGAGATTACTAATAGCACTAGAATTCAATTCTGTATTGCAAATTTTCATGAAAGTGCAGAATTCTTTCACAATAAAATTTTACACCATTGGAAAGTGGAAACCATGCATCAATACAAAGATAATTCACTTTTAGAAGATGCTCATAATTGTCATTTAAATCCATTTTTAATGACTATTCTTAGAAGTATGATTTTGAATATTTTACACCTTAATGGTGCAAAATCTATACAAGAACAACTCCTGTTTTCCACGATTTGCCACCCACTTTTGAGTAACCTTAAAATATTTTAA
- a CDS encoding ISAs1 family transposase: MATKTREKLAKKRSIRGYADQAQSNQLLKLFSEVTDYRKPQGKRHRLEHILYLSVLAGLMGATDYKQISIWIEKHIQKEQVKRLLGVEFILTPKKSLVSDVLAKVDSQEVEVVFRKWIRTYVDTRGKHLSVDGKVMNGSKYKDKRSIEVVGAVLSEIGVIIAHQQIAEKSNEIPALQAMIGELGDEFIFTFDAMNTQKNS; encoded by the coding sequence ATGGCAACAAAAACAAGAGAAAAATTAGCGAAAAAGCGTTCTATAAGAGGGTATGCAGATCAAGCCCAATCAAATCAACTTTTAAAATTGTTTTCAGAGGTGACAGACTATCGGAAACCTCAAGGTAAAAGACACCGACTAGAACATATTTTATATCTTTCAGTATTGGCTGGATTGATGGGAGCAACTGACTATAAGCAAATATCTATTTGGATAGAGAAGCATATTCAAAAAGAACAAGTTAAAAGATTATTAGGTGTAGAGTTTATATTAACACCAAAGAAAAGTTTGGTTTCTGATGTGTTAGCGAAAGTTGATAGCCAAGAAGTTGAAGTTGTTTTTAGGAAATGGATAAGAACCTATGTCGATACAAGAGGAAAGCACCTGAGCGTAGATGGCAAGGTTATGAATGGCAGCAAATACAAAGATAAGAGATCAATAGAAGTAGTTGGTGCTGTTTTATCTGAGATAGGGGTAATAATTGCTCATCAACAAATAGCAGAGAAGTCGAATGAAATACCTGCCCTTCAGGCTATGATAGGGGAATTGGGAGATGAATTTATCTTTACTTTTGATGCAATGAATACCCAAAAAAACTCTTGA
- a CDS encoding tyrosine-type recombinase/integrase, with amino-acid sequence MARKATPLTDTQIRQAKPKEKEYKLFDGGGLYLSISPKGGKWWRMKYMFEKKEHRIALGTYPNVSLREARKQRDTLKEKIVIGIDPAAEKKERKKQIKQNEEKKQNTFKKVALEKLQRQLEEGISESHYKRTLRGFINDTFPFIGDMLIDEVVEDDILNIIETMHKRGVKNSIQKVYSAINKTFKYAVAKRYTRRNPCVGFDLSEIIGKVEVTNYATFTNDTDIKNLIISTQQYQGEISTKYALLWLLHTAVRPTNARLALWEEIDTVKKQWIIPAKKMKTKNELIVPLSYQLLDLLEDIRLYNGDSPYLFPSIKSKTVPLSDGALLGAIRRMGYTKEEFTPHGARSMFSTIAHEKSPFNHEAIETQLAHSVGSSVSQAYNRAKYLDERVELMQWWSDYLDEVQK; translated from the coding sequence ATGGCGAGAAAAGCAACACCATTAACAGATACACAAATAAGACAAGCTAAGCCAAAAGAAAAAGAGTACAAACTTTTTGACGGTGGAGGGCTTTACCTCTCCATAAGCCCTAAAGGTGGTAAATGGTGGAGAATGAAATATATGTTTGAAAAAAAAGAGCATAGAATAGCACTGGGAACTTATCCTAATGTATCGCTGCGTGAGGCAAGAAAACAAAGAGACACTTTAAAAGAGAAGATAGTTATAGGGATAGATCCAGCTGCTGAAAAAAAAGAGCGTAAAAAGCAAATCAAGCAAAATGAGGAAAAGAAACAAAACACATTTAAAAAAGTGGCACTTGAAAAATTGCAAAGGCAATTAGAAGAGGGCATAAGTGAGAGCCACTACAAGAGAACATTACGAGGCTTTATAAATGATACTTTTCCATTTATAGGCGATATGCTTATAGATGAGGTTGTAGAAGATGATATTTTAAACATCATAGAGACTATGCATAAAAGAGGGGTTAAAAACTCTATACAAAAGGTTTACAGCGCTATTAACAAAACTTTTAAGTATGCGGTAGCAAAAAGATATACTAGGCGTAACCCTTGCGTAGGTTTTGATTTAAGCGAGATTATTGGCAAGGTTGAGGTAACAAACTATGCAACATTTACAAATGATACAGATATTAAGAACCTCATCATAAGCACACAACAATACCAGGGCGAAATCTCAACAAAATATGCCCTTTTATGGTTACTTCATACGGCAGTGAGACCGACAAACGCAAGGCTTGCATTGTGGGAAGAGATAGATACAGTAAAAAAACAGTGGATAATCCCCGCTAAAAAGATGAAAACAAAAAATGAACTCATAGTGCCTTTATCTTATCAACTCTTAGACCTTTTAGAAGATATTAGACTTTATAACGGAGACAGTCCTTATCTGTTTCCAAGTATAAAAAGTAAAACAGTGCCGCTTAGTGACGGCGCATTATTAGGAGCTATTAGGCGAATGGGTTACACTAAAGAGGAATTTACACCTCACGGTGCAAGGAGTATGTTTAGCACAATAGCACATGAAAAAAGCCCATTTAATCACGAAGCAATCGAGACGCAATTAGCGCATAGTGTAGGGAGCAGTGTAAGCCAGGCATATAACCGTGCTAAGTATCTTGATGAGAGGGTGGAGCTAATGCAGTGGTGGAGTGATTATCTTGATGAGGTGCAAAAATGA
- a CDS encoding helix-turn-helix transcriptional regulator gives MEKRYYRAKEIAVYLGVTITTVWNYSSKGLLTPIKLTSNTTVFDIEEVEKFIESKTAKVA, from the coding sequence ATGGAAAAAAGATATTATAGAGCGAAAGAAATCGCCGTGTATTTAGGTGTAACTATTACGACTGTATGGAACTACTCAAGCAAAGGGCTACTAACGCCTATCAAATTAACTTCTAATACGACAGTATTCGACATTGAAGAGGTTGAGAAGTTTATAGAAAGTAAAACAGCAAAGGTTGCGTAA
- a CDS encoding metal ABC transporter substrate-binding protein, translating into MKTILLTVLLTNFLFATVKIDTTYTTAGAIAQKIGGDLVHVTVLGSSKYDPHFIVPKPSLIAKLRQADLLIINGAGLELGWLPPLLRAANNAKIQNGAKGFLDLSHYVHLINVPTTVSRAFGDVHAQGNPHYTTDPYAVLPMAKAIAQKLSQIDPQHAAQYEKNLKKFTNGWQDYLQKFDANMHTCKDKKVVQYHPLFNYFLQRYNYKIYGTIEPLPGIAPSSKHTLELINIMRDNGVKKILQDVYHEKKTAKFIASKTGAKVLIIPHDLGADSSTTLQEFYNNIAKKVCQ; encoded by the coding sequence ATGAAAACTATACTACTAACAGTTTTACTCACAAACTTTTTGTTTGCTACAGTCAAAATAGATACAACCTATACAACAGCCGGTGCAATTGCGCAAAAAATAGGAGGAGACTTGGTACATGTAACGGTTCTTGGAAGTTCAAAGTATGACCCGCATTTTATCGTGCCGAAACCTTCACTTATTGCAAAGCTCCGTCAGGCAGATCTGCTCATCATAAACGGAGCAGGTTTGGAGCTTGGCTGGCTGCCTCCGCTTTTGCGTGCGGCAAACAATGCCAAGATTCAAAACGGAGCCAAAGGCTTTTTGGATCTGTCTCACTATGTACATTTGATAAATGTACCGACAACCGTTTCACGCGCCTTTGGTGATGTTCATGCGCAGGGTAATCCCCACTATACAACAGATCCTTATGCTGTCCTGCCAATGGCAAAAGCCATAGCACAAAAGCTTTCGCAAATTGATCCACAGCATGCAGCGCAGTATGAAAAAAATTTGAAAAAGTTCACAAATGGCTGGCAAGATTATTTACAAAAGTTTGATGCAAATATGCATACATGTAAAGATAAAAAAGTGGTACAGTACCATCCGCTTTTTAACTACTTTTTACAGCGATATAACTATAAAATATATGGAACGATTGAACCGCTTCCCGGGATTGCTCCGAGTTCAAAACACACTTTGGAGTTGATCAATATCATGAGAGACAACGGTGTGAAAAAGATTTTGCAAGATGTCTATCATGAGAAAAAAACTGCAAAATTCATCGCAAGCAAGACAGGAGCGAAAGTACTTATAATCCCCCATGACTTAGGTGCGGATAGCAGTACAACACTCCAAGAATTTTATAACAACATAGCAAAGAAAGTATGTCAGTAA
- a CDS encoding metal ABC transporter permease, giving the protein MSVIELLWPAFVLAVALVFIHSIFGLEIIKRGVIFTDLAIGQIAAIGMALSVAFMDAQYQTAMTLFFALLAAVVITWATKKVQKIEAFIGLLYALGISSIMLILAQSPEGTELFSKLSAADILFTSSEDLYKSLMLYGAVSFVMFVVFPRMQGVKKEFLFFTMLALTVTSSVQSAGVLVVFALLIAPSYAGLMQRKTKPFVFACLFGSLSIVLALLGSYYLDLPTGYAIIFVTVLFSLVFVIISSIMRDKKMKRE; this is encoded by the coding sequence ATGTCAGTAATCGAATTGCTTTGGCCGGCTTTTGTGCTGGCTGTTGCTTTGGTATTTATTCACTCCATCTTCGGATTGGAGATTATCAAACGCGGGGTTATTTTTACCGACCTGGCGATAGGGCAGATTGCGGCTATCGGTATGGCTTTGAGTGTGGCTTTTATGGATGCGCAGTACCAAACGGCTATGACACTCTTTTTTGCACTTTTAGCGGCTGTAGTTATTACCTGGGCGACAAAAAAAGTGCAAAAAATAGAGGCGTTTATAGGGCTTTTGTATGCGCTTGGCATCTCTTCGATTATGCTTATACTGGCACAAAGTCCGGAGGGAACGGAACTCTTTTCCAAACTGAGTGCGGCAGATATTCTTTTTACTTCAAGCGAAGATTTGTATAAAAGTCTTATGCTTTACGGTGCTGTTTCGTTTGTTATGTTTGTTGTCTTTCCGAGAATGCAAGGTGTGAAAAAAGAGTTTCTGTTTTTTACGATGCTCGCGCTCACTGTGACCTCTTCCGTGCAGTCTGCCGGTGTTTTGGTTGTTTTTGCGCTGCTGATTGCACCTTCTTATGCAGGGCTTATGCAGAGGAAAACAAAACCTTTTGTTTTTGCCTGTTTGTTTGGCTCTTTGAGCATTGTCCTTGCTTTGCTTGGTTCGTATTATTTGGATTTGCCTACGGGGTATGCCATAATTTTTGTCACAGTTTTGTTTTCACTTGTTTTTGTTATTATTTCCAGTATAATGAGGGATAAAAAAATGAAAAGAGAGTAG
- a CDS encoding XRE family transcriptional regulator translates to MNNEEFKSLLKKASLTKKSFSELVGTSTQGVNNWSNKDRGIPYWVKSWLTLYIENKECKELKEIIRANVCKDA, encoded by the coding sequence ATGAATAATGAAGAGTTTAAATCGTTACTAAAAAAAGCTTCACTTACTAAAAAATCGTTTAGTGAGCTTGTAGGTACATCAACGCAAGGCGTTAATAATTGGAGCAATAAAGATAGAGGTATTCCCTATTGGGTAAAATCCTGGCTAACCCTCTACATAGAAAACAAAGAGTGCAAAGAGTTAAAAGAGATTATTCGGGCTAATGTCTGTAAAGACGCTTGA
- a CDS encoding VRR-NUC domain-containing protein, which translates to MRQIESQHQRALFEWIRTKQARDKRYSKIFAIPNGGKRDMKTAVNLKREGVLSGVWDIFVPIPSKGLCGLWIEMKAGKNKLTDNQKQFRDGLEYCYGFAVCYTWTEAKEIIEKWLKKGSGSFGA; encoded by the coding sequence ATGCGACAGATAGAAAGCCAACATCAAAGAGCATTATTTGAATGGATACGCACAAAACAAGCAAGAGATAAACGCTACTCAAAAATCTTTGCAATTCCAAACGGTGGTAAGAGAGATATGAAAACAGCGGTTAATCTTAAGCGCGAGGGCGTTCTTAGTGGTGTATGGGATATATTTGTGCCTATTCCAAGTAAAGGGCTTTGTGGCTTATGGATTGAGATGAAAGCAGGCAAGAATAAACTCACAGATAATCAAAAGCAGTTTAGAGACGGGCTTGAATACTGCTATGGCTTTGCGGTGTGTTATACCTGGACGGAAGCAAAAGAGATTATAGAAAAGTGGTTAAAAAAAGGGAGCGGGTCCTTTGGAGCATAG
- a CDS encoding IS1634 family transposase — MYIRKKKNTSGSISIQIIKKIKGKSKVIESIGCSKDPDKIERLLKKAHKRIKELEPTLFDSVKQEEQKLKFLPISNEQVIPIGDELFFGAIFDRIFNKKTIFQSVYKANDKHELFKALVISRILYPGSKLYLSDYLFYFKKKEISDEAIYRLVDSLYKDEVKQRIEEAVYKDTLAKVGGKIAVCFYDVTTLFFESESEDDLRRIGFSKEGKLARPQIQLGLFTTLQGYPLSYEVYHGKKYEGHTLLEALLNFQKKFKLKNKPIVVADRGMLNDANIAFLENNGYKYILGAKIKMLPSGIKDKIINLTFIDDNVTHEINIHKTIT; from the coding sequence ATGTATATCAGAAAAAAGAAAAATACAAGTGGTTCAATAAGTATCCAGATTATAAAAAAGATAAAGGGTAAATCTAAAGTAATTGAGAGTATAGGATGCTCAAAAGATCCAGATAAAATAGAAAGACTTTTAAAAAAAGCTCATAAACGAATAAAAGAGTTAGAGCCTACACTATTTGATAGTGTAAAGCAAGAGGAACAAAAACTAAAATTTTTGCCAATATCAAATGAACAAGTAATACCCATAGGTGATGAGTTATTTTTTGGTGCGATATTTGACAGGATTTTCAATAAAAAAACTATTTTTCAATCAGTTTATAAAGCAAATGATAAACATGAGCTTTTTAAAGCACTTGTTATCTCAAGAATACTCTACCCAGGCAGTAAACTTTATCTGAGTGATTATCTTTTTTATTTTAAAAAGAAAGAGATTAGTGATGAAGCGATATACCGATTGGTAGATAGTCTCTATAAAGATGAAGTAAAACAAAGAATTGAAGAAGCTGTATATAAAGATACACTTGCAAAAGTAGGTGGTAAAATAGCAGTATGCTTTTATGATGTAACAACTCTGTTTTTTGAAAGTGAAAGTGAAGATGATTTAAGACGCATAGGCTTTTCCAAAGAGGGCAAATTGGCTCGTCCTCAAATACAACTTGGACTATTTACAACCTTACAAGGCTATCCACTCTCCTATGAGGTGTATCACGGTAAAAAATATGAAGGGCACACACTTCTTGAAGCACTACTAAACTTTCAAAAGAAATTTAAACTTAAAAACAAACCTATTGTAGTAGCAGACAGAGGAATGCTCAATGATGCAAATATTGCTTTTTTAGAAAATAATGGATACAAATATATACTCGGTGCAAAAATTAAAATGTTACCAAGTGGTATCAAAGATAAAATTATAAATCTGACGTTTATTGATGATAACGTAACCCATGAAATAAATATCCACAAAACCATAACATAA
- a CDS encoding helix-turn-helix domain-containing protein has product MSKNVVLVFEANDTDIVDIENYIASRGYEIKKIDKKTKKTDKNIIEFGTGYHFNLKTKETFYQNQKLKLTKKESLFLKLLLINMGQVVTFEQATNYIWNKEELITENNLRTLVWRLRNKLKTDLIKNNQGIGYYIEA; this is encoded by the coding sequence ATGAGTAAAAATGTTGTACTGGTATTTGAAGCAAATGATACAGATATAGTAGATATAGAAAACTATATAGCCTCCCGTGGTTATGAAATAAAAAAAATAGATAAAAAAACAAAAAAAACGGATAAAAATATTATTGAGTTTGGAACTGGCTACCATTTCAACCTCAAAACAAAAGAAACTTTTTATCAAAACCAAAAACTCAAACTGACCAAAAAAGAGAGTCTCTTTTTGAAACTTCTGCTCATAAATATGGGACAGGTAGTCACCTTTGAACAGGCCACAAACTATATATGGAACAAAGAAGAGCTGATAACGGAAAACAATTTGCGAACCTTGGTATGGCGACTGAGAAACAAACTAAAAACTGACCTTATCAAAAACAATCAGGGGATTGGTTATTATATAGAAGCTTAA
- a CDS encoding CZB domain-containing protein, whose protein sequence is MDHIALKIKGYEAILDKTSTDIPDENSCRFGRWFSEVAHTLLKGNSHLSSITQHHKKVHQGLKQAIQENMQGNFDAALQTFKEVEHASEVGFEELLSAVKESTGR, encoded by the coding sequence ATTGACCATATTGCACTCAAAATCAAGGGATACGAAGCAATCCTTGATAAAACAAGCACTGATATTCCCGATGAAAACAGTTGCCGTTTTGGCAGGTGGTTTTCAGAAGTTGCCCATACCCTGCTCAAAGGTAACAGTCACCTTTCAAGCATCACACAACATCACAAAAAAGTGCATCAGGGACTTAAACAAGCGATACAGGAGAATATGCAGGGGAATTTTGATGCAGCACTGCAGACATTCAAAGAGGTCGAACATGCAAGTGAAGTCGGCTTTGAAGAACTTCTCTCTGCGGTCAAAGAATCAACAGGCAGATAA
- a CDS encoding IS1634 family transposase, with amino-acid sequence MTYSSQRAKKDKYLREKALDKLKAKIEYSTNLTKNDLKLSHYAKYLDIVDDCKVEFRLNHNKVLQDSKLDGLKGYLTNDTTLSHKDIIEHYQNLWHIEKAFRISKTDLQIRPIHHRLEHRIKAHILISFVAYAIYKEFEIKTREIKKEYQISYKILRDLIKHVFAIKFDDGEIFPIKLSEVQQKFYDALHS; translated from the coding sequence CTGACATATTCATCACAAAGAGCGAAAAAAGACAAATACCTAAGAGAAAAAGCTTTAGATAAACTCAAAGCAAAAATAGAGTATTCAACAAACCTGACCAAAAACGATTTAAAACTCTCCCATTATGCAAAATATTTGGATATTGTAGATGACTGTAAGGTGGAGTTTAGACTCAATCATAATAAAGTTTTACAAGATAGTAAGCTTGATGGACTAAAAGGGTATTTAACAAACGATACTACACTTTCCCATAAAGATATAATAGAACATTACCAAAATCTCTGGCATATTGAAAAAGCTTTTAGAATCTCAAAAACAGATTTGCAAATACGACCAATACATCATAGGTTAGAACACCGTATAAAGGCTCATATCCTCATTAGCTTTGTAGCTTATGCCATATATAAAGAGTTTGAAATAAAAACAAGAGAGATTAAAAAAGAGTATCAAATATCATATAAAATTTTACGAGATTTAATTAAACATGTATTTGCTATAAAGTTCGATGATGGTGAGATATTTCCCATTAAGCTATCAGAAGTCCAGCAAAAGTTTTATGATGCTTTACATAGCTAA
- a CDS encoding SH3 beta-barrel fold-containing protein: MQVSRYKVDEIIKSTHGKIFSCEFIKKDGSIRKMVARLGVAKNLKGGKNGASVKNSLITVWDMVAGGYRMINLSTLTALKVAGVTYKVV; the protein is encoded by the coding sequence ATGCAAGTATCAAGATACAAAGTTGATGAGATTATTAAATCAACTCACGGCAAGATTTTTAGTTGCGAGTTCATCAAAAAAGATGGAAGCATTAGAAAAATGGTAGCACGATTAGGAGTCGCCAAAAATCTAAAAGGGGGAAAGAACGGGGCAAGTGTAAAGAACAGCTTAATAACTGTTTGGGATATGGTAGCAGGTGGTTACAGAATGATTAACCTATCTACACTCACAGCTTTAAAAGTTGCGGGTGTTACTTATAAGGTGGTGTAA
- a CDS encoding methyltransferase family protein: protein MKSKILVGLQFFIIFLMILPLGTPTKHLSAGLMILMLGIITGLLAVKEHKRGNFNIRPDIKENCELVTKGIYAYIRHPMYLSVLLSMLGVTVIYFTYYEFVLYSLLLVTLLVKLLYEESLWQCHNPAYATYMQKTKRLIPFVF from the coding sequence ATGAAGAGTAAAATATTAGTCGGTTTGCAGTTTTTTATCATATTTTTAATGATTTTGCCACTGGGGACGCCGACAAAACATCTGTCTGCCGGTTTAATGATTTTGATGCTGGGGATTATTACGGGTCTGTTGGCTGTAAAAGAGCACAAGCGGGGAAATTTCAATATTCGTCCCGACATCAAAGAGAACTGCGAACTGGTGACAAAGGGTATTTATGCGTATATAAGACATCCGATGTATCTCTCTGTGTTGCTGAGTATGCTAGGTGTAACTGTCATTTATTTTACATATTATGAATTTGTACTTTACAGTTTACTTTTGGTGACTCTGTTGGTAAAGCTGTTGTATGAAGAGAGTTTATGGCAGTGCCATAACCCTGCCTATGCCACATACATGCAAAAAACAAAAAGACTGATACCTTTTGTTTTTTAG
- a CDS encoding siphovirus Gp157 family protein gives MKLIDIASEFQAIYEMASDTDDIETITKLYNELNEDLEVKADSVRVVLAKLKSDSDYLTSEIKRLQERKKSIEKNAENLKSLLMWTLQKVGIPKLKTAKATFYFATSKSLQVSDEVKLSSLPDEYIQIEYKTNKKALKEAIEAGKEIPGVTIVENETLRIR, from the coding sequence ATGAAATTGATAGATATAGCCAGTGAATTTCAAGCCATTTATGAAATGGCAAGTGATACAGACGACATCGAGACAATAACAAAGCTTTACAATGAACTCAACGAAGATTTAGAAGTGAAAGCAGATAGTGTGAGAGTTGTATTAGCAAAGCTAAAAAGTGATAGTGATTATCTTACAAGTGAGATAAAGAGACTACAAGAGAGAAAAAAGAGCATTGAAAAAAATGCAGAAAATTTAAAATCTCTTTTGATGTGGACCTTACAAAAAGTTGGGATACCAAAGTTAAAGACTGCAAAGGCTACTTTTTACTTTGCTACTTCTAAAAGTTTACAAGTTAGTGATGAGGTTAAATTATCTTCATTACCTGATGAATATATCCAAATTGAATATAAGACAAATAAAAAAGCTTTAAAAGAAGCGATTGAAGCAGGCAAAGAGATACCAGGCGTAACTATTGTGGAAAATGAAACACTAAGGATTAGATAA